A single region of the Pseudomonas sp. B21-023 genome encodes:
- a CDS encoding PAS domain-containing sensor histidine kinase: MNALLKHTATSACACTNVASHIRQDTSDYGLLLTSKNGQIASANAAFCRMLGYTHETLVRMCLQQLLTTEAKALHQLYWQPLMGKLGAVANVKFDFVHCQGFTLPLISNAITCARSNGIVHELTMFNPNGQSYERDLLSARLLAERCLANNLKTQRALLSRSHACVMQSPERTQSLLAEQMLGVVSHDLRTPLLAIRMAADLLTRRSPTAESQKLLTAINHSVSRAQRLVGDLLDFTLIQAGRGITIQPRVADLPRTVEGCLEELRLTFPGRQLTYQHTGERSVMVDTDRLYQVISNLVANAVAYGDPSTPVYVTSCIEEATATLTVHNSGAPISLELLKHMFEPLVRGEQRVAGATSIGLGLFIVTQIAKAHAGCVSVVSTQQAGTTFMMRFSQKNAGTGSTMTSLPLPGSSWGDYQLRH, translated from the coding sequence TTGAACGCGCTTTTAAAACATACCGCTACATCGGCGTGCGCCTGCACGAACGTTGCGTCGCATATACGTCAGGACACTTCCGATTACGGGTTGCTGTTGACATCCAAGAACGGGCAGATAGCGAGCGCGAATGCGGCATTCTGCCGCATGCTGGGCTACACGCACGAAACCTTGGTTCGCATGTGTCTTCAGCAACTTCTCACAACAGAAGCCAAGGCCCTTCACCAACTGTATTGGCAGCCATTGATGGGGAAATTGGGGGCGGTGGCGAACGTCAAGTTTGATTTCGTGCACTGTCAGGGCTTCACCCTGCCGCTGATATCCAATGCTATTACCTGCGCACGTTCGAATGGCATCGTTCACGAGCTGACCATGTTTAACCCTAACGGGCAGAGTTACGAGCGTGACCTGCTGAGCGCGCGCCTATTGGCTGAACGCTGTTTGGCGAACAATCTCAAGACGCAGCGTGCATTGCTGTCTCGCAGCCATGCCTGCGTAATGCAGTCACCTGAGCGCACACAGTCCCTGCTGGCTGAACAAATGCTGGGTGTCGTCAGTCATGACCTGCGTACGCCACTTCTGGCAATCAGAATGGCGGCCGATTTGTTGACACGACGCTCGCCTACGGCCGAAAGCCAAAAGTTGCTCACAGCGATCAACCACTCCGTATCACGCGCGCAGCGGCTTGTGGGAGACTTGCTGGATTTCACCCTCATCCAGGCCGGGCGCGGTATCACCATACAGCCCAGGGTTGCTGACCTGCCGCGCACCGTGGAGGGGTGTCTGGAAGAGTTGCGGCTAACATTCCCAGGCCGTCAACTGACTTATCAGCATACCGGCGAGCGCAGTGTAATGGTCGATACCGACCGCCTGTACCAGGTGATCAGTAATCTAGTAGCCAACGCAGTTGCCTATGGCGATCCGAGCACGCCGGTTTATGTGACATCCTGCATCGAGGAAGCGACAGCCACCCTGACAGTGCACAACAGCGGTGCACCGATTTCACTTGAACTGCTAAAGCATATGTTTGAGCCGTTAGTTCGTGGAGAGCAGCGAGTTGCGGGTGCTACCAGCATAGGGCTGGGGCTCTTTATCGTGACCCAGATAGCAAAGGCCCATGCGGGATGCGTGTCGGTTGTGTCCACACAGCAGGCAGGCACCACCTTCATGATGAGATTTTCGCAAAAGAATGCTGGCACAGGCTCGACGATGACTTCTCTGCCACTGCCAGGTTCATCTTGGGGAGACTACCAATTGCGGCACTGA
- a CDS encoding YafY family protein: MKRKQSIESIRWDLALRYRLIETVVWWEGRLTTNHLMQSFGISRQQASKDINTYINEHAPKNLEYDKHLKGYVPSRRFQPLFIDDSASAYLHLLNQNHERAPHIEGLALAYAHTEVLAVPDRSVRPEVLRPLLKACRDGLRLECEYVSFTSPGGETRLIAPHTLVYTGMRWHVRAYCEKNRDYRDFVLSRFRGIPDLMDDPTDHGRESDPGWTTLLQVIIEPDSRLKPEQRAIIEADYGMRDGRLPIETRGSLVQYVLQRYQIDPTKVHAKATAQQIVVANLDELQPWLYH; encoded by the coding sequence ATGAAACGCAAGCAGTCGATCGAGTCTATACGTTGGGATCTAGCACTGCGCTATCGTCTGATCGAGACAGTGGTCTGGTGGGAGGGCCGCCTGACCACCAATCACCTGATGCAGAGCTTCGGCATCAGCCGTCAACAAGCGTCGAAGGACATCAACACCTACATCAACGAACACGCGCCGAAGAACCTTGAATATGACAAGCATTTGAAGGGGTACGTCCCAAGCCGCCGCTTCCAACCGCTGTTCATCGACGACAGCGCCAGTGCCTATCTGCACCTTCTCAACCAGAACCATGAGCGCGCCCCACACATCGAGGGTCTGGCACTTGCTTATGCACATACAGAGGTATTGGCAGTGCCGGATCGCTCGGTACGGCCGGAAGTGCTGCGTCCGCTGCTAAAAGCCTGCCGGGATGGTCTGCGCCTGGAGTGCGAGTATGTGTCCTTCACCAGCCCCGGTGGCGAAACTCGCCTGATCGCCCCGCACACCTTGGTTTACACCGGAATGCGCTGGCACGTGCGGGCCTATTGCGAGAAAAATCGGGATTATCGCGACTTCGTTCTGAGCCGATTCCGCGGCATACCGGATCTGATGGATGATCCTACAGACCACGGCCGCGAGAGTGATCCGGGCTGGACCACCTTGCTGCAGGTGATCATCGAACCCGACTCGCGTCTGAAACCGGAACAACGCGCCATCATCGAGGCCGACTACGGCATGCGGGATGGCCGACTGCCAATCGAAACCCGTGGCTCACTAGTACAATACGTGCTGCAGCGCTATCAGATCGACCCAACTAAAGTGCATGCCAAGGCGACAGCGCAGCAGATTGTCGTCGCCAACCTGGATGAACTGCAGCCTTGGCTGTACCACTGA
- a CDS encoding condensin complex protein MksE encodes MFDHEPSLPIAQAKVINRKLSVELYGQLMYGKMINRTVFIDGGLKSNPHFEEVLNNFDHYRSLYDLIGYELVMRDGFAYIRTSDGTDVRDDLARNIQGLLLVLFRGVLELGFTMDVLLKNSAGLSNIHIEEIGKAEDKVEVLIACGMKSGVLMEHIKKLETRAVAYRNGKGNLVLSESGAAFFDDLLGEGDLDV; translated from the coding sequence ATGTTTGACCACGAACCTTCGCTGCCGATTGCACAGGCCAAAGTGATTAATCGAAAGCTGTCTGTAGAGCTGTATGGTCAGCTCATGTACGGAAAGATGATCAACCGCACCGTCTTTATTGATGGTGGCTTGAAATCAAACCCGCACTTCGAGGAGGTACTGAATAATTTCGATCACTACCGCAGTCTCTACGATCTGATTGGTTACGAGCTGGTCATGCGTGATGGCTTTGCCTACATCCGCACCAGTGATGGCACTGATGTCAGAGATGATCTAGCACGCAACATCCAAGGTCTGCTACTGGTGCTGTTTCGGGGAGTATTGGAGTTGGGGTTTACAATGGATGTGTTGCTGAAAAACTCGGCGGGCCTGTCAAACATCCATATCGAGGAAATCGGCAAGGCGGAGGATAAGGTTGAGGTTCTGATAGCGTGTGGGATGAAAAGCGGTGTGTTGATGGAGCACATTAAGAAGCTCGAAACACGCGCCGTTGCATACCGTAACGGGAAGGGGAATTTAGTCTTATCTGAATCAGGCGCTGCTTTTTTTGATGATCTCCTCGGTGAAGGCGATCTCGACGTTTAG
- a CDS encoding DUF2075 domain-containing protein produces the protein MIVYAATKQQFLKDNDNDDIEEVILRHYKEATGKNVGTSEIRSWQGSLTYMAKVLRDEGLPSDAGLAIELHIPQSSKRIDFLLTGRDENQAKKAVLIELKQWSKANATTKDAIVKTALGGGLIETIHPSYQVWSYAALLEGFNEAVYDKSIEIRPCAYLHNYVSDGVIDSAHYEPHISKAPLFLKGPEELSKLRTFLKKHINHGDNKEVLYELSEGKIRPSKALAEALGGLMKGKPEFVLIDDQKAIFESALAAASEASNQAPKVMIIEGGPGTGKTVLAINLLVKLTELKLMSKYVSKNAAPRKVYESKLVGTIKRSHFSNFFSGSGAFIDTEPNTFDALIVDEAHRLNEKSGLYGNLGENQIKELIDSAKCSIFFIDEDQRVTLSDIGSKQAIRAFANAKGAVVEEHVLSSQFRCSGSDGYLAWLDDTLGIRSTANPTLETQEYEFKVFDSPQAMHDAINEKNHGNKARVVAGYCWPWLSKKDPTAADIVIGDYKRQWNLDQDGSLWIIAENSIEQVGCIHTCQGLEVDYIGVIIGPDLVVRDGQVVTSPDERDKQDKSIRGWKKMMKEQPALTKNETDLIIKNTYRTLMTRGMKGCYLYCTDKETAQYFESRLSQQSNR, from the coding sequence GTGATCGTTTACGCTGCGACCAAACAGCAATTTCTTAAAGACAACGATAACGATGACATTGAGGAGGTGATCCTCAGGCATTACAAGGAAGCTACCGGCAAGAACGTTGGCACATCGGAAATCAGGTCTTGGCAAGGATCCCTAACGTACATGGCCAAGGTCCTTAGAGACGAGGGCCTGCCGAGCGACGCAGGCCTGGCCATTGAATTGCACATTCCGCAGTCGTCAAAGCGAATCGACTTCCTACTCACCGGTCGCGACGAAAACCAGGCAAAAAAGGCCGTACTGATCGAGCTGAAACAATGGAGTAAGGCCAACGCCACAACCAAGGATGCCATCGTCAAAACGGCATTGGGTGGCGGCCTCATTGAGACCATCCACCCGTCCTATCAGGTGTGGTCATATGCAGCACTGTTGGAAGGCTTCAACGAGGCGGTGTATGACAAAAGCATCGAAATCCGTCCCTGTGCCTACCTCCATAACTACGTCAGCGACGGGGTCATAGATTCAGCCCACTATGAGCCCCACATCAGCAAGGCTCCGCTGTTTCTGAAAGGCCCGGAAGAGCTCAGTAAACTCAGAACCTTTCTGAAAAAGCACATAAATCATGGCGACAACAAAGAGGTTCTTTACGAGCTGTCCGAAGGAAAAATTCGCCCGTCCAAGGCGCTAGCCGAAGCCCTTGGAGGGTTGATGAAAGGCAAACCCGAGTTCGTATTAATTGACGATCAGAAAGCAATTTTTGAGTCGGCGCTGGCGGCGGCAAGCGAGGCCTCGAACCAAGCACCCAAGGTGATGATCATCGAAGGTGGACCGGGCACCGGAAAAACTGTTCTGGCTATCAATCTGCTGGTGAAGCTCACCGAATTGAAGCTGATGAGCAAATACGTCTCCAAGAATGCCGCCCCTCGCAAGGTCTACGAAAGCAAACTGGTTGGGACCATCAAGCGCAGCCATTTCTCGAATTTCTTTTCAGGCTCTGGGGCATTCATCGACACTGAGCCCAACACATTCGATGCGCTTATCGTGGACGAAGCTCACCGGTTGAATGAGAAAAGCGGGCTTTATGGAAACCTTGGAGAGAACCAAATCAAGGAGCTGATTGACTCAGCGAAATGCTCCATTTTCTTTATTGATGAGGACCAGCGTGTAACCTTGAGCGATATCGGCAGCAAGCAGGCGATTCGCGCCTTTGCGAACGCCAAGGGTGCTGTGGTTGAAGAACACGTGCTGTCTTCGCAGTTTCGCTGCAGTGGTTCTGACGGTTACCTGGCATGGCTGGATGACACGCTAGGCATTCGCTCGACGGCAAATCCGACGCTTGAGACCCAAGAGTACGAGTTTAAGGTGTTCGACTCACCTCAGGCGATGCATGACGCAATCAACGAGAAAAACCACGGAAACAAAGCTCGTGTGGTCGCGGGCTATTGCTGGCCTTGGTTGAGCAAGAAAGACCCCACCGCTGCTGATATCGTGATTGGTGACTACAAACGCCAATGGAACCTGGATCAGGATGGCAGCCTATGGATCATCGCTGAAAACTCCATCGAGCAGGTTGGCTGCATTCATACCTGCCAAGGTTTGGAAGTCGACTACATCGGGGTGATTATCGGACCAGATCTGGTCGTACGTGACGGTCAGGTAGTGACATCCCCGGATGAGCGCGACAAGCAAGATAAATCGATTCGCGGCTGGAAAAAAATGATGAAAGAGCAACCTGCCCTCACGAAAAATGAAACAGACCTGATCATCAAAAATACATACCGAACCCTGATGACACGCGGGATGAAGGGTTGCTACCTGTATTGTACCGACAAAGAGACTGCGCAATACTTCGAGAGCCGGCTTAGCCAACAAAGCAATCGTTGA
- a CDS encoding IS256 family transposase, whose translation MTKPTIALTELVEKGADADLLKQMIQFVAQRMMEFDVEGLCGAGFDVKSPDRTNSRNGYRDRLWQTRAGDVDLKIPKLRQGSYFPGFLEPRRTAEKAMAAVIQEAYIQGVSTRSVDELVKAMGMTGISKSQVSRLAGEIDERVHAFLDRPLEGDWPYLWIDATYVKVREAGRIVSVAVIIAVAVNTDGGREVLGMWVGPSEAEPFWTDFLRSLMRRGLRGVKLVISDAHEGLKAAVSKVFNATWQRCRVHFMRNAMAHVGKGQRTMVAALLRTVFAQDSRAECHQQWRLVADQLREKYPKIATLMDGCEDEVLAHMAFPKAHRQQLHSTNPLERLNAEIKRRTDVVGIFPNDPAITRLVGAMLLEQNDEWCLQRRYMQLEAFEAVSDNPQAKLSAVIN comes from the coding sequence ATGACCAAGCCCACTATCGCATTGACCGAGTTGGTTGAGAAAGGGGCAGATGCTGATCTGCTCAAGCAAATGATCCAGTTCGTTGCCCAGCGCATGATGGAGTTCGATGTCGAAGGCCTGTGCGGTGCCGGCTTCGATGTCAAAAGCCCAGACCGGACAAACAGCCGCAATGGCTACCGTGACCGCCTGTGGCAAACCCGTGCCGGCGACGTCGACCTGAAGATCCCCAAGTTGCGCCAAGGCAGCTACTTTCCGGGCTTCCTCGAACCTCGACGCACCGCCGAGAAGGCCATGGCGGCGGTCATTCAGGAGGCCTACATTCAAGGCGTTTCAACGCGTTCAGTAGATGAGCTGGTGAAGGCCATGGGCATGACCGGCATTTCCAAAAGCCAGGTGTCACGGCTGGCAGGCGAGATTGATGAACGCGTTCATGCGTTTCTTGATCGGCCACTTGAAGGTGACTGGCCCTACCTCTGGATCGATGCCACCTACGTCAAGGTGCGGGAGGCCGGGCGCATCGTCTCGGTCGCCGTAATAATCGCCGTGGCCGTGAACACTGACGGTGGCCGCGAAGTCCTGGGCATGTGGGTTGGGCCATCGGAGGCCGAGCCGTTCTGGACAGACTTCCTGCGCAGCCTCATGCGACGTGGCTTACGGGGCGTGAAGCTGGTCATCTCCGACGCCCACGAAGGCCTGAAAGCAGCTGTGTCCAAGGTCTTCAATGCGACCTGGCAGCGCTGTCGCGTGCACTTCATGCGCAACGCCATGGCCCATGTCGGCAAGGGCCAGCGCACCATGGTAGCGGCGCTGCTGCGCACGGTCTTCGCCCAGGACAGCCGTGCCGAATGCCATCAGCAATGGCGTTTGGTCGCTGATCAACTGCGCGAAAAATACCCCAAGATCGCGACACTCATGGACGGCTGCGAGGATGAAGTGCTGGCTCACATGGCGTTTCCAAAAGCGCACCGACAGCAGTTACACAGCACCAACCCGCTTGAACGGCTTAACGCTGAAATCAAACGCCGCACCGATGTCGTGGGGATTTTTCCCAACGATCCGGCCATCACACGGCTGGTAGGCGCGATGCTGCTGGAGCAGAACGACGAGTGGTGCCTGCAAAGACGCTACATGCAGTTGGAGGCCTTCGAAGCGGTCAGCGATAATCCACAGGCCAAGCTGTCGGCCGTGATCAACTAA
- a CDS encoding integrase domain-containing protein: MPAQTLRLSDRQLKGVKPASKDYVLTDGDGLQLRVRSNGSLLWNFNYREPVTKKRINIGFGTYPELSLANARKMAVDARELLAQGIDPKVQRNTLNEAKRAETEHTFENVATAWFELKKDSVTPAYAEDIWRSLTLHVFPDLKTTPLTKITAPMVIALLRPIEAKGSLETVKRLSQRLNEIMTYGVNSGLIFANPLSGIRAVFKKPKKENMAALPPEELPELMLEIANASIKRTTRCLIEWQLHTMTRPAEAATTRWADIDFERRVWTIPPERMKKRRPHSIPLSDHAVALLESLKTHSGHREYVFPADRNPRTHANSQTANMALKRMGFQDRLVSHGMRSMASTILNEHGWDPELIEVALAHVDKDEVRSAYNRADYIERRRPMMAWWSEYIQKAATGSLLASAYGQVRDKNVVPIR, translated from the coding sequence ATGCCTGCTCAAACTCTCCGCCTCTCAGATCGACAGCTCAAGGGAGTCAAACCCGCGTCCAAGGATTACGTCCTCACGGACGGTGACGGTTTGCAGCTCCGAGTACGCAGCAACGGCTCGTTGCTGTGGAATTTCAACTACCGCGAACCCGTGACCAAGAAGCGCATCAACATCGGCTTCGGGACCTACCCCGAGCTGTCACTGGCCAACGCACGAAAGATGGCAGTCGATGCACGCGAGCTGCTCGCACAGGGCATCGATCCGAAGGTGCAGCGCAATACGTTGAATGAAGCCAAACGCGCGGAAACCGAACACACCTTCGAGAACGTGGCCACCGCCTGGTTTGAACTCAAGAAAGACTCGGTCACCCCGGCCTACGCCGAGGACATTTGGCGATCGCTCACGCTCCATGTGTTCCCCGATTTGAAGACGACGCCACTGACGAAGATCACCGCTCCGATGGTGATCGCATTGCTTCGCCCAATCGAAGCGAAAGGCAGCCTGGAGACGGTCAAGCGTCTCAGCCAGCGACTAAACGAGATCATGACCTACGGCGTAAACTCCGGCCTGATCTTCGCCAACCCGCTCAGCGGCATCAGGGCAGTCTTCAAGAAGCCCAAAAAAGAGAACATGGCTGCGCTTCCACCCGAAGAGCTCCCCGAGCTCATGCTGGAGATCGCGAACGCCAGCATCAAACGGACCACGCGCTGCCTGATCGAATGGCAGTTGCACACCATGACGCGCCCGGCAGAAGCAGCGACCACTCGCTGGGCAGACATCGACTTTGAAAGACGTGTGTGGACTATCCCACCAGAGCGGATGAAAAAGCGCCGCCCACACAGCATTCCGTTGAGCGATCACGCTGTAGCACTGTTGGAGTCTCTGAAGACCCACAGCGGCCATCGCGAATACGTCTTCCCGGCAGACAGAAATCCACGCACCCACGCGAATAGCCAGACTGCCAACATGGCGTTGAAACGTATGGGCTTCCAAGATCGATTGGTCAGCCACGGCATGCGTTCGATGGCCAGCACCATCTTGAATGAACATGGGTGGGACCCGGAACTCATTGAGGTCGCACTGGCGCATGTCGACAAGGATGAGGTTCGGAGCGCCTACAACCGAGCCGACTACATTGAGCGACGGCGGCCGATGATGGCTTGGTGGAGTGAGTACATCCAGAAAGCCGCCACCGGCAGCCTGCTCGCCTCTGCATACGGCCAAGTCAGAGACAAAAATGTGGTGCCGATTCGTTAG
- the accC gene encoding acetyl-CoA carboxylase biotin carboxylase subunit: MSGKLEKVLIANRGEIALRILRACKELGIKTVAVHSTADRELMHLGLADESVCIGPASSKESYLHIPAIIAAAEVTGATAIHPGYGFLAENADFAEQVENSGYIFIGPKADTIRLMGDKVSAKDAMIKSGVPTVPGSDGPLPEDPETALAIAREVGYPVIIKAAGGGGGRGMRVVHKEEDLIESAKLTRTEAGAAFGNPMVYLEKFLTNPRHVEVQVLSDGQGNAVHLGDRDCSLQRRHQKVLEEAPAPCIDEKARQEVFKRCVDACIEIGYRGAGTFEFLYENGRFYFIEMNTRVQVEHPVSEMVTGIDIVKEMLSIAAGNKLSFRQEDVVIRGHSLECRINAEDPKKFIPSPGKVKHFHAPGGNGVRVDSHLYSGYSVPPNYDSLIGKLITYGKDRDEAMARMRNALDEIVVDGIKTNIPLHRDLVRDEGFCKGGVNIHYLEHKLANQE; encoded by the coding sequence ATGTCTGGGAAGCTCGAAAAAGTTCTGATCGCCAACCGCGGGGAAATTGCCCTGCGGATCCTGCGTGCCTGCAAAGAGCTGGGCATCAAGACCGTCGCCGTGCACTCCACGGCTGACCGTGAACTGATGCACCTGGGCCTGGCAGACGAATCGGTCTGCATCGGCCCTGCATCGTCCAAGGAATCCTACCTGCACATCCCGGCGATCATCGCCGCCGCCGAAGTGACAGGTGCCACCGCCATCCACCCGGGCTACGGCTTCCTCGCGGAAAACGCCGATTTCGCCGAGCAGGTGGAAAACTCCGGCTACATCTTCATCGGCCCGAAAGCCGACACCATCCGCCTGATGGGCGACAAGGTGTCGGCCAAGGACGCAATGATCAAGTCGGGCGTGCCGACCGTGCCGGGCTCCGACGGCCCGCTGCCGGAAGACCCGGAAACCGCGCTGGCGATCGCCCGCGAGGTGGGTTACCCGGTGATCATCAAGGCCGCCGGTGGCGGTGGTGGTCGCGGCATGCGCGTTGTGCACAAGGAAGAAGACCTGATCGAATCGGCCAAGCTGACCCGCACCGAAGCCGGTGCCGCGTTCGGCAACCCGATGGTCTACCTGGAGAAGTTCCTGACCAACCCACGCCACGTGGAAGTGCAGGTCCTGTCCGACGGCCAGGGCAACGCCGTGCACCTGGGCGACCGTGACTGCTCGCTGCAGCGCCGTCACCAGAAGGTGCTGGAAGAAGCGCCAGCCCCGTGCATCGACGAGAAGGCCCGCCAGGAAGTCTTCAAGCGTTGCGTCGACGCGTGCATCGAGATCGGCTACCGCGGTGCCGGTACCTTCGAGTTCCTGTACGAGAACGGCCGTTTCTACTTCATCGAGATGAACACCCGTGTTCAGGTGGAGCACCCGGTTTCGGAAATGGTCACCGGTATCGACATCGTCAAGGAGATGCTCAGCATCGCCGCTGGCAACAAGCTGTCGTTCCGCCAGGAAGACGTGGTGATTCGCGGCCACTCGCTGGAGTGCCGGATCAACGCCGAAGACCCGAAGAAGTTCATCCCGAGCCCAGGCAAGGTGAAGCACTTCCACGCCCCGGGCGGCAACGGCGTGCGCGTCGATTCGCACCTGTACAGCGGCTACTCGGTTCCGCCGAACTACGATTCGTTGATCGGCAAGCTGATCACCTACGGCAAGGACCGCGACGAAGCCATGGCGCGCATGCGCAACGCCCTGGACGAGATCGTCGTCGACGGCATCAAGACCAACATCCCGCTGCACCGCGACCTGGTGCGTGATGAAGGTTTCTGCAAAGGCGGCGTCAACATCCACTACCTCGAGCACAAACTGGCCAACCAGGAGTGA
- the accB gene encoding acetyl-CoA carboxylase biotin carboxyl carrier protein, whose amino-acid sequence MDIRKVKKLIELLEESGIDELEIKEGEESVRISRHSKTPAAQQFYAPAPMAAAPAAAPVAAAAAPAAEAAVAAPALKGTVVRSPMVGTFYRKPSPTSPNYAEVGQAVKKGDTLCIVEAMKMMNHIESDIGGVIDAILVEDGQPVEFDQPLFTIV is encoded by the coding sequence ATGGATATCCGTAAAGTCAAAAAGCTGATCGAACTGCTGGAAGAGTCCGGCATCGACGAACTGGAGATCAAGGAAGGCGAAGAGTCCGTTCGCATCAGCCGTCACAGCAAGACCCCGGCCGCCCAGCAGTTCTACGCACCCGCGCCAATGGCCGCCGCACCTGCCGCCGCCCCGGTTGCCGCCGCTGCCGCCCCGGCCGCTGAAGCCGCTGTCGCCGCACCTGCCCTGAAAGGCACCGTGGTGCGTTCGCCGATGGTCGGCACCTTCTACCGCAAGCCTTCGCCAACTTCGCCGAACTACGCAGAAGTCGGCCAGGCCGTGAAGAAGGGCGACACCCTGTGCATCGTCGAAGCCATGAAGATGATGAACCACATCGAATCCGATATCGGCGGTGTGATCGACGCCATCCTGGTAGAAGACGGCCAGCCGGTTGAGTTCGACCAGCCGCTGTTCACCATCGTTTGA
- the aroQ gene encoding type II 3-dehydroquinate dehydratase, whose amino-acid sequence MATLLVLHGPNLNLLGTREPGHYGAATLAQINQDLEQRARAAGHHLQYLQSNAEYELIDRIHAARNEGVDFILINPAAFTHTSVALRDALLAVSIPFIEVHLSNVHKREPFRHHSYFSDVAVGVICGLGATGYRLALESALEHLAANAQP is encoded by the coding sequence ATGGCAACCCTACTGGTGCTGCACGGCCCCAACCTGAACCTGCTCGGGACCCGCGAACCGGGGCACTACGGCGCCGCCACCCTGGCCCAGATCAATCAGGACCTGGAGCAGCGCGCCCGCGCCGCCGGCCACCATCTGCAATACCTGCAGAGCAATGCCGAGTACGAATTGATCGACCGCATCCATGCCGCGCGCAACGAAGGCGTGGACTTCATCCTGATCAATCCGGCCGCTTTCACCCACACCAGCGTCGCATTACGTGACGCATTGCTCGCGGTGAGCATCCCATTCATCGAAGTGCACCTTTCCAACGTGCACAAACGCGAGCCGTTCCGTCACCACTCCTACTTTTCGGATGTTGCCGTAGGGGTGATCTGCGGCCTCGGAGCCACCGGTTACCGGTTGGCCCTGGAGTCCGCGCTGGAACACCTGGCTGCCAACGCACAGCCCTGA